One stretch of Borrelia maritima DNA includes these proteins:
- the dbpA gene encoding decorin-binding protein DbpA, translating into MNKDKIIFKNLLTLALLVNLLMSCGLTGEMKVKLESSVKNVKDEIDQIRKDAALKGVNFGAFTDTKTGVGVSGKPDVIRNAKLRAIAVAETFIQAIKEEATKIKESGSSWQFSAMFDLMLKVSKALEDVGIQHLQKTLLEEAENSPANTGGGILEIAKKMEEKLYRVKLKQQQDQSAGKSAKK; encoded by the coding sequence ATGAATAAAGATAAAATAATTTTTAAAAATTTACTTACACTAGCTCTACTTGTTAACCTGCTCATGTCATGTGGACTAACAGGAGAAATGAAAGTTAAATTAGAATCATCAGTTAAAAACGTTAAAGATGAAATAGATCAAATCAGAAAAGATGCTGCTTTAAAAGGCGTAAATTTTGGAGCTTTTACAGATACAAAAACAGGTGTTGGGGTATCAGGAAAGCCTGATGTCATAAGAAATGCAAAGCTGCGAGCTATTGCGGTAGCAGAAACATTCATACAAGCAATAAAAGAGGAAGCCACTAAAATTAAAGAGAGTGGAAGTAGCTGGCAGTTCTCAGCAATGTTTGACTTAATGCTTAAAGTCTCAAAAGCGCTAGAAGATGTTGGAATACAACACTTGCAAAAAACACTCCTAGAGGAGGCTGAAAACAGTCCTGCAAACACAGGTGGAGGAATACTTGAGATTGCAAAAAAAATGGAAGAAAAATTATACAGAGTTAAATTAAAACAACAACAAGACCAATCAGCCGGCAAAAGTGCTAAAAAATAA
- the dbpB gene encoding decorin-binding protein DbpB — protein MKLKKTNLTITALFVSLLRACNFQFMKKIDSALESSSNNLKTKILQIKKEAAEKDVNFEAFTDSKTGSKVTNGGQTLRKAKVQAIDETEKFLKKIEEGALKLKEHGNSEQFFAMFDLMLEVVESLEAIGITDVKGHVLEEAESNPINTAERLIKAKVKIENQLEAIKAKQNIDGEKKNSKSKKKK, from the coding sequence ATAAAGTTGAAAAAAACGAATTTAACAATTACAGCTTTATTTGTTTCTCTATTAAGGGCATGTAATTTTCAATTCATGAAAAAAATAGATTCAGCCCTTGAATCATCTTCTAATAATTTAAAAACCAAAATTTTGCAAATAAAAAAAGAAGCTGCCGAAAAGGATGTAAATTTTGAAGCTTTTACAGACAGTAAAACAGGTTCTAAAGTGACAAATGGTGGACAGACTTTAAGAAAAGCAAAAGTACAAGCTATTGACGAAACAGAAAAGTTTCTTAAGAAAATAGAAGAAGGGGCTTTAAAACTTAAAGAACATGGAAACAGTGAACAATTCTTCGCTATGTTTGACTTAATGCTTGAAGTTGTAGAATCACTAGAAGCAATTGGAATAACAGATGTAAAAGGACATGTTTTAGAAGAAGCTGAAAGCAATCCTATAAACACAGCTGAAAGATTGATTAAGGCTAAGGTGAAAATAGAAAATCAGCTAGAAGCAATTAAAGCAAAACAAAATATTGATGGAGAAAAGAAAAATAGTAAAAGTAAGAAAAAGAAATAA